A single Oncorhynchus mykiss isolate Arlee chromosome 24, USDA_OmykA_1.1, whole genome shotgun sequence DNA region contains:
- the LOC110503522 gene encoding uncharacterized protein LOC110503522, protein MADHPSPFGCISGERRHNRLCTRSRLRLRDSDRDWQRASTGSMLKPQQSELLLHESRLYGKPWFWQRNSSTMESSRSLAQVIMEMRNEIKKLETENSVLRGEIGQPTIGTDQGEPNPYSPAGQPRTGADDNPSHMNLRRNASAPALERQYKENIVMTVRRYSIASNMPSVIRKSESEDRVSKNRDVAKGSNSSWGRLHEEVHGRAPSVFGNSTRDEFSTTAKKLTNRLFLQEYVHKNRTKVKTVTFLLPVDNIYTNRPVLANHLTDLDAIAETDS, encoded by the exons ATGGCTGATCACCCGAGCCCTTTCGGCTGTATAAGTGGTGAAAGGCGACATAATCGTCTTTGCACAAGATCTAGATTGAGATTGAGAGACTCCGACAGAGACTGGCAGAGAGCTAGTACAGGCAGCATGTTAAAACCGCAGCAAAGCGAGCTCCTCTTGCACGAGTCTCGGTTGTATGGGAAGCCGTGGTTCTGGCAGCGGAATTCCAGCACCATGGAGAGCAGCCGGAGCCTCGCACAGGTGATCATGGAGATGCGCAACGAAATCAAGAAGCTCGAGACCGAGAACAGTGTGCTAAGGGGGGAAATCGGTCAGCCGACGATTGGGACTGACCAAGGGGAACCGAATCCGTATTCACCGGCAGGACAGCCCAGGACCGGGGCTGACGACAACCCATCCCACATGAACCTGAGACGAAATGCGTCCGCGCCCGCACTCGAGCGGCAATACAAGG AGAACATTGTAATGACTGTCCGGAGATACTCAATCGCCTCCAACATGCCAAGTGTGATCAGGAAGAGTGAGAGCGAAGATAGGGTGTCGAAGAATAGAGATGTTGCGAAAGGAAGTAACTCAAGTTGGGGTCGACTTCACGAGGAAGTCCACGGAAGGGCCCCATCCGTCTTCGGGAATTCCACACGAGACGAGTTCAGCACCACTGCAAAGAAGTTAACCAACAGGTTATTTCTCCAAGAATATGTGCACAAAAACAG GACCAAAGTAAAGACGGTCACATTTCTTCTGCCCGTGGATAACATCTACACCAACCGACCAGTTCTGGCCAACCATCTGACAGATCTGGATGCGATTGCGGAGACGGATTCGTAA